A segment of the Stigmatopora nigra isolate UIUO_SnigA chromosome 15, RoL_Snig_1.1, whole genome shotgun sequence genome:
aataaagtttcaTCTAATTCATCCCCATCAAAAAGCAGTGAATGGGTCACATTAAATGTCCTATTCTGACCTGAAGAGGGGGGCGTAGCCTTTGTTGTTGGCCAACGAGAAGAAGCCGCCGTGAGGGGAAAAGTCCATACACGAAGTCCGATAGAGCACCTTGCTCTTGAAAATGGGAAAGTTGGAGAAGACGGTGGCGCTGGCGAGGTGCACCTGACGACGGAACGGCGACCGCGTGTCAGCGCTTGGGACAAGCCGGCGGGGGCCCCGTATGGACGCGGGCTTACCAGTTTTACGGCCTCGTCTTCGTGTCGCGAGGCCATGGCCAGGATCTCGGAGCTGGGGTTAAAGGCCAGGGCGCTGGCGGGGGTCACCAGGTTCATGAAGGCCTTCAGCGGCTTGGGATTGGCCGAGTTAAGGCACGCCTCCTGTCGGTACAGGTTGACCACGCCAGACCGGGACCTGCGGCCGAAAACTCCGGTGTCAGATAAGGCGGGAATGCTGAAACGGAAGGCGTCCCGGGGCGTCTCACCCGCACGCCAGGTAGTGTCCGTCGGGCGACGCGGCGATGGCCGTGCCGGCGACGCAGCCGTCGTCGAAAAACTTGCAGAGGCAGCGACTGCTCCGCGCGTCCCACACGTACACCTCGCCGTCCTCTGAAGGTCACTGCGTTACGTCGGGAAGTGGCGGACGGcgtgggcgggcgggcggcttCACTTGCCTGAATGAACAAAGACTTTGCTGCCGTCGGCGCTGAGGGCCACGTCCACCACCTCGCCGTTAATCTTCATGCTGCTCACCACCTCTTTGGTCTGAAATGTGTAAAtcagctttgattttttttttaggctgatGGTCTAACTGTAACGCTCACGagtcataacccaaaccctaatccAAGGCCCCCCCACCATGGCactaactctaacccaaactgTAAAACCTGTCATTTTAACCGGGAAGATTAGGACTCAATCACCTTCAGCGTGAGCCTGTGCAGGTAACCCCGAGATCCGGTCAGCAACAGAGCGCCCCCCTCGGGACACACGCAGAACTCCTTCACCCGGCTCTCTCGCAAACCTGAGCACGGACGAGCGAGTGAGCGCGCGTGACCGAGGCGCCGTCGCCCGGCCGCCGGCGTGCGTACCTCTGACGTGTGGCACGGGCATGACGCGTCCCTCCATCATGTCGTACACGTAGAACATTTTGTTCCTCAAGCCGGTGGCCACCACGGCGTCGCCCTCGCGAGTGAAGCGGGCTTTGTGCACGGGGAAGCGGTCCAGGTGGATGCTTTGGATCTGGCCGTTGGTCTTGCCGTCCACCTGGAAGAGCGACAGGGCGCCGTCCAGGCCCGCCGTCAAGGCCACCTGCGCCGACGGGTGGAACTGCAGCGACGTCAGGGAGTCGTCGGACGGCCGCGCGACGTTGGTGCTGGGGCATTTCTTCATCTGGAGGGGCGGAGGGAAGGCGGGGCATCAGCAAGGCGGAGCATCAACGCCGAAGCGGTAGCTGACGCATACCCACCCGCAGGATGCCGCTGGACAGTTGGTCCGACGACCCCACCAAGTTCCCCGTTCTCCTTAGCAGATCGTCTtcgtcatcttcctcctcctcttcctcgtcaTCTGGTGTCCAAACAGTGTTATTTCACACAAACAACATTCATCAATACTCTTTTTTGCTGTAATAGGAATCCTATTTCAGCCCCGCCCCTTTTTATGTAATACGTTGTATATATAAATGCGTGGGCCCCAGTACGAGTATTTGCCACAATCCCATGTTGGTCCTCATtgttgcatgttcttcccagtttgcgtgggttttctacgggtactccaatttcctcccacatccccaaaacatccatgctaggctaattgtaagctaaattgcctctaggtatgagtgtgattggttgatCAATAATAAATGGGAAAATTTGTATTCCTTAAGtgttaaatcaaaacaattgagcAAAGAAAGGTAAACAATTTTGACAAGCATTGCCTTAAGGCCACCCCCAACTCCCCCCCACTAATCttgctactttttttgtgtgtgtgtgttaccttTGGTCACTTTCGTGGCGCCGCTGACAGCCCAGGCCGGAGCTCCGCCCATGGCCTTCTGGAACCTGACACACACCGACGGCATTCTGGGTCAGGGGTCCGCGAGGGGGAAAAATTGAGATTGGACATGCGTACTGACTGGTCTTTCATCCTATGTCGAAGTTTTTCCTTGGTCATGCTGCTCTCAGCTTCCCCCCGCGTCAGGTAACTCCGGAACGGATGCTTCATGTCCACCCTAGacgtaaacaaaaacaaaaaaacacacgacTGAATTGAAGGCAGAAAGTGTCCAATCCGTTTCATATGCTTCTGGTGTCTATGTAAGTGGACAGAAGACGCTTTTGCCACTTACTCTTCCTCCAGGTAATCGTCTTCATCAATCCAAGCGGCTTTTTTGGTCGGCGGAGGACGTAAACGTGCTTCGGACTCATCGTCCGATTGGGCCAAAactgcttgtttttctttcttttgctgTGGTGGCACCTCAACATCTTCGTCCTGACGTCGCACACGCATAAAATAATGTTTGAGACATACCATACATATAAAATTAAACCACaaaattaatttcatttcaaactggATTATCATCCCACATTATTTACATGTCAAAAAATCCAGAGAATGACATCGTACCCAAAATGAACTCAATTTACaaagatagacgtccaattcgttTAATTTAATGTACTTCGGCCATTCTGGCCAGATTGGGGAGCTCACAACGCTccctttcatttttatataatttttggCCTCTTCATGTAGTGTTAAACTGTGAGTAGCTGAATTGGGCGTCCACCGGCGTCAATGACAGCCACTTGTATGCCAAAGTAGccaaaatagatgaaaaataaactgaaaatgGACGAAAAGTGACTCAAGTTTGGTTGGCGTGCATACCTCCAGAGTCGAGTACGCGTGTCCAAACACGAGCTCCTCCAGCTGTTGCACGGCGGGTTCATTCTCACTCAACTCCGCTAAACGCTTGCAGTTCTTTCGGCGTTGCCATGCCTCCGTCGAGCGGTCCTTCGAGGTAAAAGGACGTTTTTGTTCGTTTTTCTTATTGTGAGGCCGCGCCATGTTTCCACCAACAAATATCTCAAGTCTTTTACTTGGGACGAGCAGTAGCAGACTAGCTTTACTCGTGTGTTAGTATACGCTGGACAGCCAATTCCGGTTACGTCACAGAGTAAAGAAAACGGGCCTCAAAGACGGCTCAAGAAAGTTGAGAGCGTCCTCTGCTGGCTGGGAATTAATTTTTATTAGGGTTTTAAATGAAGCAATCAATGGTCTTGAAATATAATTTGAGACTAAAAATACTCCATAATTACACATGAGTACACacaattttaatttcaaaatcacTGAAACATGAgtataaatggattagaccACTAGCATTGTCAAGTATATTTCATTAATTAGCTTTTACACCTTCAACTTTAGTTTTACTCCAGTCCATAATCAGTGTATTATTATGCTGTATCatcttgtttttattaatatttggggactgttttatttttctaaaacatTTAGTATATAAATAATcctaattaaaaatgtatt
Coding sequences within it:
- the utp18 gene encoding U3 small nucleolar RNA-associated protein 18 homolog, which codes for MARPHNKKNEQKRPFTSKDRSTEAWQRRKNCKRLAELSENEPAVQQLEELVFGHAYSTLEDEDVEVPPQQKKEKQAVLAQSDDESEARLRPPPTKKAAWIDEDDYLEEEVDMKHPFRSYLTRGEAESSMTKEKLRHRMKDQFQKAMGGAPAWAVSGATKVTKDDEEEEEEDDEDDLLRRTGNLVGSSDQLSSGILRMKKCPSTNVARPSDDSLTSLQFHPSAQVALTAGLDGALSLFQVDGKTNGQIQSIHLDRFPVHKARFTREGDAVVATGLRNKMFYVYDMMEGRVMPVPHVRGLRESRVKEFCVCPEGGALLLTGSRGYLHRLTLKTKEVVSSMKINGEVVDVALSADGSKVFVHSEDGEVYVWDARSSRCLCKFFDDGCVAGTAIAASPDGHYLACGSRSGVVNLYRQEACLNSANPKPLKAFMNLVTPASALAFNPSSEILAMASRHEDEAVKLVHLASATVFSNFPIFKSKVLYRTSCMDFSPHGGFFSLANNKGYAPLFRLLHYKSF